In Dethiosulfovibrio faecalis, a genomic segment contains:
- a CDS encoding SPFH domain-containing protein: protein MAIPVISWFAKSYMEDLVGKDSPLIPCLGYLRGSFIVGTLMVAQVILCHFGRYDISKLLGRVLLSFNLAVALELLFSLVLEWYRPVEDNVTRWTHESRILYLLSRSSSLKKTVREFFLYQFGVDPSKSWFLRMIWRFLPIGAFFVCLLLLGLSSLEIVPSGYRAVLLRWGRPVSELSQGIHLKYPWPIDRTVLIDIGRVRRIHVGSHSPTSIDGNIYVKGVPILWTNEHGLRSESYLPVSPPADIADVVMGERVPSVSLVGADVFVEFRIVKPLAFLNSGEDGIELFRKKAERTTSRTFVKYDVDTIIGKGRREAAQKILEELKVISDSMNLGLSVEYVGIVGVHPPQIVASFFEETVSALQEKETVIQWARQAAILRMTETVGDAEIAEDLIGEISSVHGRSDEIDSVLMKSGGKVASVLGEAVSYKVIRESDEEVRYERFLSQFNIFSSAPSYYGNSLYLDVLDKTLPFRRKYLIPKDRDDMMFGLSGYSGPGKMDHRVSC, encoded by the coding sequence ATGGCTATCCCCGTAATCTCGTGGTTTGCTAAATCCTATATGGAGGATCTCGTAGGTAAGGATAGCCCCCTGATTCCTTGTTTAGGCTATCTAAGAGGAAGTTTCATCGTGGGAACGTTAATGGTTGCTCAAGTTATACTATGTCATTTTGGCAGGTACGATATCTCTAAGCTTCTTGGGCGGGTTCTCCTTTCGTTTAATTTGGCGGTGGCCTTGGAATTGCTTTTTTCGTTGGTTCTCGAATGGTATCGTCCTGTTGAGGACAATGTTACCCGTTGGACACATGAATCACGCATATTATATCTTTTGAGCAGATCTTCTTCCTTAAAAAAAACCGTAAGGGAATTCTTCCTCTATCAGTTTGGAGTAGATCCCTCCAAAAGCTGGTTTCTTCGAATGATATGGCGTTTTTTACCTATAGGGGCCTTCTTCGTCTGTCTCTTGCTTCTCGGACTTTCCTCCTTGGAAATAGTACCTTCGGGGTATAGAGCAGTCCTTTTACGTTGGGGGCGACCTGTATCGGAGCTTTCTCAAGGAATTCATCTCAAATATCCCTGGCCTATAGATCGAACCGTCCTTATCGATATCGGTAGAGTGAGACGGATACATGTAGGGTCTCATAGTCCCACTTCGATAGACGGTAACATATACGTCAAAGGAGTTCCTATATTATGGACAAACGAACATGGATTGAGGTCGGAAAGCTATCTGCCGGTCTCTCCTCCCGCCGATATCGCCGATGTCGTTATGGGAGAAAGGGTTCCATCGGTCTCCCTGGTCGGAGCGGACGTCTTTGTAGAGTTTAGAATCGTAAAGCCCTTGGCTTTTTTGAATTCGGGAGAGGATGGAATCGAGCTTTTTAGAAAGAAAGCTGAACGAACGACCTCTAGAACGTTCGTCAAGTACGATGTCGATACCATCATAGGAAAGGGACGTAGGGAGGCAGCCCAGAAAATCCTCGAGGAGCTTAAAGTGATATCGGATTCGATGAATCTGGGTCTTTCTGTCGAGTATGTAGGAATAGTAGGGGTTCATCCTCCTCAGATAGTGGCTTCTTTTTTTGAGGAAACGGTCTCCGCTCTTCAGGAAAAAGAGACGGTTATTCAATGGGCTCGCCAGGCCGCCATATTGAGAATGACCGAGACTGTCGGAGATGCGGAGATCGCGGAAGATTTAATTGGTGAAATTTCTTCCGTTCACGGCAGGTCCGATGAGATAGATTCGGTTCTTATGAAAAGTGGCGGAAAGGTCGCCTCTGTTCTAGGCGAGGCCGTAAGTTATAAAGTCATAAGAGAATCGGACGAGGAAGTTCGTTATGAACGTTTTTTGTCTCAGTTCAACATATTTTCAAGTGCTCCTAGTTATTATGGAAATAGTTTGTATCTTGACGTTTTGGATAAAACTCTTCCTTTTCGTCGTAAATATTTAATACCTAA